In Deinococcus irradiatisoli, the genomic stretch GGGGCCGGGTGTAGCCGAACTCGCCGGGAAAGCGCCCGGTGCGGCGCTGAATTTCCAGGGCGCGCACCACCCGGCGCGGATTGCGCTCCATGCGCGCCGCTTCCTGGGGGTTCAGGGCCGCGATGTCCGAGAGCAGGGCGTCCAGACCGCGCTCAGCGAGTTCCTGCTCAATGAGTGCCCGCTCGGCCGGGTCGCTGGGCGGGGTCAGCGGCAGGCCGCGCCGCAAAGCCGAGAGGTAAAAGCCGGTGCCGCCCACGATCAGCGGCCAGTTGCCGCGTGCCAGGATTCCGGCGATAGCAGCTTCGGCCTGCGAGAGCCAGCGCGCCACATCGTAGGGTTCGCGCACGTCGGCCACGTCGATCAGGTGGTGCGGCACCTCGGCCCGGTCCTGGGGCGTGGGCTTGGCGGTGCCGATGTCCAGCCCCCGGTAGACGGTGAAGGCGTCGGCGCTGAGGATTTCGAGCGGGAACTCGCGGGCGAGCTGGAGCGCCAGAGCACTTTTGCCGGCGGCGGTGGGGGCGGTGAGGATGGGGAGGAGCGGGCCGGGGAACGGCAGCGGCATAGGAGGTACTGTAGCGCTCCTTCGACCTGCATTGTATATATTCAAAAGCAGTAGGCAGGTCCGGTCGGCTGCGCTAGTATGCCGTCTTGACCCGTGGCCCTGGAATCCATCCAGTTTCGCCCAGGAGGACAATGCGCGCACACATGATCACTTACGGTTGCCAGATGAACGAGTACGACTCGCATCTGGTGCAGTCTCAACTCGTTTCGCTGGGCGCGGACATGGTGGATTCGGTGGACGAAGCCGATTTCGTGCTGGTCAACACCTGCGCCGTGCGCGGCAAGCCGGTGGACAAGGTGCGCAGCCTGCTCGGCGAACTGCGGCGGCAAAAAGCCCTGCGCCCGCTGGTGGTGGGCATGATGGGCTGCCTGGCCCAGCTCGAGGAAGGCCAGCAGATCGCCCGCAAGTTCGAGGTGGACGTGCTGCTCGGCCCCGGCAGCCTGCTCGACATCGGCCAGGCGCTCGAGAGCCACGAGCGCTTCTGGGGCCTGCAGTTCAAGGAAGAGCTGCACGACCACATTCCGCCGCCGCCGGTGGGCAAGTTGCAGGCGCACCTGACCATCATGCGCGGCTGCGACCACCACTGCACCTACTGCATCGTGCCGACCACCCGTGGGCCGCAGGTGAGCCGTCACCCCGACCAGATTCTGCGCGAACTCGATTCGCTGCTGGAGGCCGGCGTCAAGGAAGTGACCTTGCTGGGCCAGAACGTCAACGCCTACGGGTTCGACGCCGGGGCGAAGCTGGCCGGATATCCCAGCTTCGCCGACCTGCTGCGGATGGTGGGCAGAAGCGGCGTCCAGCGGGTGAAGTTCACCACCAGCCACCCGATGAACTTCACCGAGGACGTGGCGGCGGCGATGGCCGAGACGCCGGCCGTGTGCCAGTTCGTGCACCTGCCGGTGCAGAGCGGCTCGGACAGGGTGCTGCGGCGCATGGCCCGCGAGTACAGCCGCGAGAAGTACCTCTCGCACATCGCCGAGATCAAGAAGCACATGCCGGACGCGGTGCTGGCGACCGACATCATCGTGGGCTTTCCCGGCGAGACCGAGGAGGACTTTCAGGACACCCTCTCGCTCTACGACGAGGTCGGCTACGACTCGGCCTACATGTTCATCTACTCGCCGCGCCCCGGCACGCCGAGTTACAAGCACTTTCAGGATTTGCCGCGCGACGTCAAGACCGAGCGGCTCCAGCGCCTGATCGTCAAGCAAAAAGAGTGGAGCGCCAGGCGCAACGCCCGCTTTCAGGGCACGGTGCAGGAAGTGCTGCTGCGCGGCGACGCGTACTCGGAAGGCTCGCTAGAAGGCCACACCCGCGGCAACCACCCGATCGTGGTGCCCAAAGCGCTGGGAGCCCTCAGCGCAGGGCTCTACCATGCCCGCGTCACGGCGACCACCCCGCACATGCTCTACGGAGAACTGGTGGACGCTTCCGGCGAGCCGCTGCCGCTGCTGCCTCACCTCGGTCCCGAAGCGGCGGCGCTCGTGACTCCGCTGCCGATGATGTGAGCCGGGCGCCAGACGGCTTGAATAGCTCTGCTACACTCCAGTCCATGCGTTTGACCGCTCTCGTTTCCGGCACGGTTCAGGGGGTGGGCTACCGCCTCTACGTGCAGCGGTATGCCCGCGACCTCAACGTGCAGGGCTACGCCGAGAACCTCAGCGACGGGCGGGTGGAAGTGGTCGCCGAGGGTCACCCCGAGGACCTGGAACAGTTGCTGCGCTTTTTGCGGCGCGGCCCCAAGCACGCCGTGGTCGGGGCCATCGAGACCCAGTGGTCGGAGGGCACTGGACTCACCGGCTTTCACACCTACTGAAGCTCCGGCTTCAGCGCTCCAGCCGCTCGGGAAGCACCAGATCGATCAGCCAGTTGATCACGGTGAGCAGCAGCGCGCCCACGAAGGCGCCGCCGAAGCCGCTGACGTTGAGCGAGGTGAGCGCGGCCACCAGCATCAGCATCAGGGCGTTGACCACCAGGGTGAACAGGCCCAGCGACAGCAGGTTGATCGGCAGCGACAGCAGCAGCAACACCGGGCGGATAATCGCGTTGACGATGCCCATCACCAGCGCGGCGATGACCACGTTGATCCAGGTGCTGCCCGGCTCGAACGACACGCCGCTGTAGAGCCGGGTCACCAGATACAGGGCCAGCGCGCTGATCAGGAGTTTGAGAACGGCATTGAGCATAAGCACACCTTAAACGGCCCCGGCACGGCCAGGCCTTGAGCCGGGCTTTAGAAATCCGGCCTGGCCGCGGCGCTTTACCTGCACGCCCGGCGCGTATATGCTCTTGGCATGTCCGCAGCGCAGCGCAACTCGGCTTGGTGGTGGCCCAAGGTTCTTGGGTAACGCCCCGGCTGCTTTTTGTTCAGCCCCGCGCCCAAGAACGGCAACGTTCCGGGCGCGTTTTTCATGAGTTCTCGAGGCCGTTTAACGGACCAGGAGTGGTATGACGCAAATTTCACTGTCCCCGCCCGTCACCTTCACCGAAGTGCGCGAACTCAACGCCGACCTCGACACGCCGGTCAGCGCTTACCTGAAAGTCACCGGCGGCGCCCAGAAGCTCAGCTTTCTGCTGGAAAGCGTGGAAGGCGGCGAGCGCCAGGCCCGCTACTCGTTTATCGGGGTGGGCGAGGTGGGGCGCTTTACCCTGCGCGGCAAGACGGCCACCCTCAGCGGCGTGCTCGGCGAGCAGACCGTGGACACCAGCGACCCGCTGGAACTGCTCTACAGCAAGGTGCTGCGCCCGGTGACGCTGCCGGCCGAGAAGTTCAACGGCCTTCCGCCCTTTTTCGGCGGCGCGGTGGGCTACGCCGCCTATGACCTGATCCGGGTCTACGAGGAGCTGCCCGACGCCAACCCCAACGAGTTGCAGGTGCCCGACGCCCTGTTCATCGTGCCGGAAGGCCTAGTGATCTTCGACCACCTACGCCACCGGCTCTACGCGGTGGCGATCTCGGACACGCCGGGCCAGGCGCGGCGGGTGGTCGAGCAGCTCGAAGACGATCTGCGCGGGCCGCTGCCCCCGGTGCCGGGGCGCGAAGCGAGCGAGCCGATGACCTTCAAGAGCAACTTCACGCCCGAGGGCTACCAGCAGGCCGTCGAGACCTGTATCGAGTACATCCACGCCGGGGACATCTTTCAGGTGGTGCCCTCGCAGCGCTTCTCCGCCGACCTGACGGTGGAACCGTTCGCGCTCTACCGGGCGCTGCGCGGCATCAACCCCAGCCCGTACCTGGGCTTTCTGAACCTGGGCGAGGTGACGCTGGTGGCGAGCAGTCCCGAGAGCCTGCTGCGCAGCGACGGCCACAGCATCGTGACCCGCCCGATCGCCGGCACCCGCCCGCGTGGGCAGACGCCCGAGGAAGACGCGGCCCTGGCCGAGGAACTGCTCGCCGACGAAAAGGAGCGCGCCGAACACCTGATGCTGGTGGACCTGGGCCGCAACGACATCGGCCGGGTGGCAGCCTACGGCAGCGTCACGGTGGAAGAGGCCTTCAGCATCGAGCGCTACAGCCACGTCATGCACATCGTCAGCGGGGTGCGCGGCGAGTTGCGGGAGGGACTCACGCCGCTGCACGCCCTGGCGAGCACCCTGCCGATGGGCACCGTCTCGGGCGCGCCGAAAATCCGGGCGATGGAAATCATCGACGAGGTGGAACCGGTGCGGCGCGGGCCGTACGGCGGCGCGTTCGGCTACATCGCCTTCGACGGCAGCCTCGACATGGCCCTGACCCTGCGGACCATGGTGGTGACCGGCGGTCAGGTTCATATCCAGGCCGGGGCCGGCATCGTGGCCGACTCGGACCCGGTGGCCGAGGAGCTCGAAACCCGCAACAAGGCGGCGGCCCTGATGCGCGCGGCCGAGCGGGCGGCGGCGGGGCTGTGAGGATCCGCCAGGCGCACCCCGAAGATTTGCCGGCGCTGCTCACCTTGCAGCAGCTGGCCTTCCAGAGCGAGGCGGCGCTGTACCCCGAAGCCGTGATTCCCCCGCTGCGGCAGACCCTGGCCGAACTGGGGGCCGAGTTTCCCGCGTTTCTCACGCTGGTGGCCGAGCAGAACGGCCAGATCGTCGGTTCGGTGCGCGGGCGCGTTCTGGGAAGCAACGGCGAGATCGGGCGGCTGATGGTGCACCCGGCGGTGCGGCGGCGCGGCCTGGGAAGGCGCCTGCTGGGCGAGATCGAGCGGGCGCTCGGCACCACCACGCTGAGCCTCTTCACCGGCGAACGCAGCCTCGACAACCTGAACCTCTACGCCGCCCTCGGCTACGTTCAGAGCGGGCAGCATCAGGCCGAGCCGATCGGCATGATCGAACTGACCAAACCGGGCGCGCCCTTCTCCCCTTTTCCCAGCGAGGTTCCTGCATGATGTCTGCCCTGCGCCTACTCATCATCGACAATTACGATTCGTTCACCTACAACCTGGTGCAGTACTTCGGCGCAGAGGGCGCCGAGCTGACGGTCTGGCGCAACGACGCCTTCACGCTGGGCGAGGTGGAGGTGCTCAATCCCGACGCCATCGTGATCTCGCCGGGTCCCTGCACCCCGCTGGAAGCCGGGCTGAGCGTGGACGTGATCAAGGCCTTCGCGCCGAGGTATCCGCTGCTGGGCGTCTGCCTGGGCCACCAGAGCATCGGCCAGGCCTTCGGCGCGACCGTCAAGCGCGCGCCGGTGCCGGTGCACGGCAAGACCAGCGTCGTGGCGCACGATGGCCGCGACCTCTTTGCCGGTCTGGACGCCGACGCCCGCGTGACCCGCTACCACAGCCTGATCGTCGAGGACCTGCCGCCGGAACTCCTGGCGACCGCCTGGACCACCGATCAGACGCCCGGCGGCGAGTACCGGGCGCTGATGGCCCTGCGCCACCGCGATTACCCGGTGTTCGGGGTGCAGTTTCATCCCGAGAGCATCGCCACCCAGGACGGTCAGGCCATGATCCGCAACTTCCTGGCCGAAGTCCGGCGGCAGCGGGCGGCGCGGGCATGATCCACGCCCGCTTGATGAACGGGGAGCGCCTGACCCAGGCCGAGGCCGCCGCCTTCATGGACGAGGTGATGGGCGGCGACGTGAGCGCCACCCGCCTGGCGGCGGCGCTGGCGGCCCTGAGGGTGCGCGGCGAGACGCCCGAGGAAATCGCCGGCTTCGCCCAGTCGATGCGCCGCCACGCCGTGCGGGTGCCGGTGACGCGGCGAGAATTGCTGCTCGACACCGCCGGTACCGGCGGCGACGGGGCCAACACTTTCAACATCTCCACCACCGCCGCCTTCGTCATCGCGGCGGGCGGGGTGCACGTCGCCAAGCACGGCAACCGCGCCGCCAGCGCCCGGGCCGGCAGCGCCGACGTGCTCGAAGCGCTGGGCGTCAACCTCGACGCGCCGCCGGAGCGGGCCGCCAGCGCCATCGACGAGCTGGGGGTGGGCTTCATGTTCGCCCGCAACTACCACCCGGCCCTGCGCCACGCCGCGCCGGTGCGCACCGAACTCGCTTCGCGCACCGCCTTCAACGTGCTGGGGCCGATCAGCAATCCGGCCGGGGCGACCCATCAGGTGGTGGGGGTCTACAGCCCGGCGCTGACCCGCACGCTGGCCGAGGTGCTGCGGCTGCTGGGCAGCGCGGCGGCGCTGGTGGTGTCGGGCGAGGGTCTG encodes the following:
- the miaA gene encoding tRNA (adenosine(37)-N6)-dimethylallyltransferase MiaA, yielding MPLPFPGPLLPILTAPTAAGKSALALQLAREFPLEILSADAFTVYRGLDIGTAKPTPQDRAEVPHHLIDVADVREPYDVARWLSQAEAAIAGILARGNWPLIVGGTGFYLSALRRGLPLTPPSDPAERALIEQELAERGLDALLSDIAALNPQEAARMERNPRRVVRALEIQRRTGRFPGEFGYTRPRYAYQVFAFSPPDLEERIARRVRAMLEEGWPAEASWLAQQVSPELSPRPTVWQALGYAEALALARDELTFEQAERQITQATRQYAKRQITWARTQLGAQVQSEDEVRSQLAALLHSRLSPDQ
- the miaB gene encoding tRNA (N6-isopentenyl adenosine(37)-C2)-methylthiotransferase MiaB, producing MRAHMITYGCQMNEYDSHLVQSQLVSLGADMVDSVDEADFVLVNTCAVRGKPVDKVRSLLGELRRQKALRPLVVGMMGCLAQLEEGQQIARKFEVDVLLGPGSLLDIGQALESHERFWGLQFKEELHDHIPPPPVGKLQAHLTIMRGCDHHCTYCIVPTTRGPQVSRHPDQILRELDSLLEAGVKEVTLLGQNVNAYGFDAGAKLAGYPSFADLLRMVGRSGVQRVKFTTSHPMNFTEDVAAAMAETPAVCQFVHLPVQSGSDRVLRRMAREYSREKYLSHIAEIKKHMPDAVLATDIIVGFPGETEEDFQDTLSLYDEVGYDSAYMFIYSPRPGTPSYKHFQDLPRDVKTERLQRLIVKQKEWSARRNARFQGTVQEVLLRGDAYSEGSLEGHTRGNHPIVVPKALGALSAGLYHARVTATTPHMLYGELVDASGEPLPLLPHLGPEAAALVTPLPMM
- a CDS encoding acylphosphatase; translated protein: MRLTALVSGTVQGVGYRLYVQRYARDLNVQGYAENLSDGRVEVVAEGHPEDLEQLLRFLRRGPKHAVVGAIETQWSEGTGLTGFHTY
- a CDS encoding phage holin family protein, with the translated sequence MLNAVLKLLISALALYLVTRLYSGVSFEPGSTWINVVIAALVMGIVNAIIRPVLLLLSLPINLLSLGLFTLVVNALMLMLVAALTSLNVSGFGGAFVGALLLTVINWLIDLVLPERLER
- the trpE gene encoding anthranilate synthase component I, coding for MTQISLSPPVTFTEVRELNADLDTPVSAYLKVTGGAQKLSFLLESVEGGERQARYSFIGVGEVGRFTLRGKTATLSGVLGEQTVDTSDPLELLYSKVLRPVTLPAEKFNGLPPFFGGAVGYAAYDLIRVYEELPDANPNELQVPDALFIVPEGLVIFDHLRHRLYAVAISDTPGQARRVVEQLEDDLRGPLPPVPGREASEPMTFKSNFTPEGYQQAVETCIEYIHAGDIFQVVPSQRFSADLTVEPFALYRALRGINPSPYLGFLNLGEVTLVASSPESLLRSDGHSIVTRPIAGTRPRGQTPEEDAALAEELLADEKERAEHLMLVDLGRNDIGRVAAYGSVTVEEAFSIERYSHVMHIVSGVRGELREGLTPLHALASTLPMGTVSGAPKIRAMEIIDEVEPVRRGPYGGAFGYIAFDGSLDMALTLRTMVVTGGQVHIQAGAGIVADSDPVAEELETRNKAAALMRAAERAAAGL
- a CDS encoding GNAT family N-acetyltransferase, translating into MRIRQAHPEDLPALLTLQQLAFQSEAALYPEAVIPPLRQTLAELGAEFPAFLTLVAEQNGQIVGSVRGRVLGSNGEIGRLMVHPAVRRRGLGRRLLGEIERALGTTTLSLFTGERSLDNLNLYAALGYVQSGQHQAEPIGMIELTKPGAPFSPFPSEVPA
- a CDS encoding anthranilate synthase component II translates to MSALRLLIIDNYDSFTYNLVQYFGAEGAELTVWRNDAFTLGEVEVLNPDAIVISPGPCTPLEAGLSVDVIKAFAPRYPLLGVCLGHQSIGQAFGATVKRAPVPVHGKTSVVAHDGRDLFAGLDADARVTRYHSLIVEDLPPELLATAWTTDQTPGGEYRALMALRHRDYPVFGVQFHPESIATQDGQAMIRNFLAEVRRQRAARA
- the trpD gene encoding anthranilate phosphoribosyltransferase, producing the protein MIHARLMNGERLTQAEAAAFMDEVMGGDVSATRLAAALAALRVRGETPEEIAGFAQSMRRHAVRVPVTRRELLLDTAGTGGDGANTFNISTTAAFVIAAGGVHVAKHGNRAASARAGSADVLEALGVNLDAPPERAASAIDELGVGFMFARNYHPALRHAAPVRTELASRTAFNVLGPISNPAGATHQVVGVYSPALTRTLAEVLRLLGSAAALVVSGEGLDELTVSGPTRISELRGGEVRDYTLTPQEVGLDEHPLSALVGGDAYENAAITRAVLQGGGTAAQRDVVALNAGAGLYLAGKAAELSGGVRAAQQLLGSGAAWELLERYAAYTRTP